Proteins encoded within one genomic window of Halodesulfurarchaeum formicicum:
- the hemG gene encoding protoporphyrinogen oxidase: MTVGVVGAGISGLALTHYLQQQGIETVTFEATDRPGGMIQSRTVDGRVLELGPQRLRLAGPVKALVSELGLTDELREGHTDQPLYIYHDGAFREAPLSVRAAVTTDLLSWRGKLRVLAEPLTRGPQPGESVEAFLTRKFGHEAAHRVFEPLYTGLYGSSADEMLVEYSLGKALKRHGIEGSILAAVIRYVLQGRDPPPIVTFEDGLARLPVAMANRYADRIHFDTPVEAIESAGDGYEIHTPDGPTAVDAVALTTPAPVAADILEPLEETLAGTLREFNYNPIVMAHLHSAAELTGHGCQILPEAGYTTLGMTWNASMLDRDGVYTAYLGGSERRQLLDRSDEEIGAIAAREFEDLHGEPADVLSVNRWEPGMPAYDQSWTALDRLDPPTGIDFVTNYTERAGIIGRIADAKRTAERLAEP; encoded by the coding sequence GTGACTGTCGGCGTCGTCGGGGCCGGCATCTCCGGGCTCGCACTGACACATTACCTCCAGCAACAGGGCATCGAGACGGTGACCTTCGAGGCGACGGACCGTCCAGGCGGCATGATTCAATCCCGGACCGTCGACGGCCGGGTGCTCGAACTCGGTCCCCAGCGACTCCGGCTCGCGGGCCCGGTCAAAGCCCTCGTCTCCGAGCTGGGCCTCACGGACGAACTTCGCGAGGGGCACACCGACCAGCCACTCTATATCTACCACGACGGCGCGTTCAGGGAGGCCCCGCTCTCGGTTCGGGCCGCGGTCACCACCGATCTGCTCTCCTGGCGCGGCAAACTCCGGGTCCTGGCCGAACCCCTGACCAGGGGCCCACAGCCCGGTGAGTCCGTCGAGGCCTTCCTCACCCGGAAGTTCGGTCACGAGGCCGCCCACCGCGTGTTCGAACCGCTCTACACCGGCCTCTATGGCTCCTCGGCGGACGAGATGCTGGTCGAGTACTCACTCGGCAAGGCCCTAAAGCGCCATGGCATCGAGGGCTCGATCCTCGCAGCCGTCATCCGCTACGTGTTGCAGGGACGGGACCCGCCCCCGATCGTGACCTTCGAGGACGGCCTGGCACGGTTGCCGGTGGCCATGGCGAACCGCTATGCCGACCGGATTCACTTCGACACCCCGGTCGAGGCGATCGAGTCCGCCGGCGACGGGTACGAGATCCACACGCCAGACGGCCCCACCGCCGTGGACGCGGTCGCGCTCACCACACCGGCCCCGGTCGCAGCGGACATCCTCGAACCGCTGGAAGAGACCCTCGCCGGGACCCTCCGCGAGTTCAACTACAACCCGATCGTGATGGCCCACCTGCACTCCGCAGCCGAGTTGACCGGTCACGGCTGTCAGATCCTCCCCGAGGCGGGGTATACCACCCTCGGAATGACCTGGAACGCCAGCATGCTCGACCGGGACGGCGTCTACACCGCCTACCTGGGCGGGAGCGAGCGGCGACAGCTGCTCGACCGCTCGGACGAGGAGATCGGGGCGATCGCGGCCCGGGAGTTCGAGGACCTGCACGGCGAACCGGCCGACGTCCTCTCCGTGAACCGCTGGGAGCCCGGCATGCCCGCCTACGACCAGTCCTGGACCGCACTGGACCGGCTCGATCCACCAACCGGGATCGACTTTGTCACCAACTACACCGAACGAGCGGGGATCATCGGCCGGATCGCCGACGCGAAACGGACGGCCGAGCGACTGGCCGAACCGTGA
- the pepF gene encoding oligoendopeptidase F: MDSVPERAAIPTEYTWDLEAIYESTADWEAAFEAVSERIDEIRAYEGRLGEDGETLLAALQTRDELARELDQVAAYARMRSDEDTRDQAAQGRATRARTLAAEFNSANSFIGPEIQQLPESRVTELLDSTPELATYEHYLDDVLRLKPHTRSAEVEGVLSELGEVLSAPSEVFGKLTNADLTFPTVEGKEGEVEITQSNFTSLLQRPDREFRERVHEAFYGELATVRNTLGTSLNHQVRKHVKTADIRDYESAREAALDGSNVPVSVYDALVETVEGNLETLHRHLDLKATALGVDELEMYDVYAPAAPGESPEISYEAATEMVIEALSPLGEAYQDRVEAGIESRWIDVHENRGKRSGAYSGGTYDTHPYILMNWQDDVTSLYTLAHELGHSMHSELASEAQPYVDADYEIFVAEVASTVNETLLTHHLLETVEDEHFRAHVLDQFLERFRSTLYRQTLFAAFEAEIHERSAAGEPLTPDRLDELYGERKARYYAPAHLDEHIRTEWMRIPHFYYNFYVYQYATGLSAAVAIVDRIESDSAAATDYLDALRLGGSEYPLDVLQTAGVDMADSEPIETAIGEYERRIEEMADLLA, translated from the coding sequence ATGGACAGCGTCCCCGAGCGAGCGGCGATCCCGACCGAGTACACCTGGGATCTGGAAGCGATCTACGAGTCGACTGCGGACTGGGAGGCCGCGTTCGAAGCCGTCTCGGAGCGGATCGACGAGATCCGGGCCTACGAGGGTCGGCTGGGCGAGGACGGCGAGACGTTGCTCGCGGCGCTGCAGACCCGTGACGAACTCGCCCGCGAACTCGATCAGGTCGCGGCCTACGCCCGGATGCGCTCCGACGAGGACACCCGCGATCAGGCGGCCCAGGGGCGGGCGACCCGGGCCCGGACCCTCGCCGCGGAATTCAACAGTGCGAACTCCTTCATCGGGCCGGAAATTCAGCAACTGCCCGAATCGCGGGTGACCGAACTGCTCGACTCCACCCCGGAACTAGCAACCTACGAGCACTACCTCGATGACGTCCTCCGGCTCAAACCCCACACCCGCTCGGCCGAAGTCGAGGGGGTCCTCTCCGAACTCGGGGAGGTTCTCTCCGCTCCCTCGGAGGTGTTCGGGAAGCTCACGAACGCCGATCTGACCTTCCCGACCGTCGAGGGAAAAGAGGGAGAGGTCGAGATCACCCAGTCGAATTTCACCTCCCTGTTGCAGCGTCCCGACCGAGAATTCCGAGAGCGCGTCCACGAGGCCTTCTACGGGGAACTCGCCACGGTTCGGAACACGCTGGGGACGTCGCTGAACCATCAGGTCCGCAAACACGTCAAGACCGCGGACATCCGCGATTACGAGTCGGCTCGCGAGGCAGCGCTCGACGGCTCGAACGTCCCCGTGTCGGTTTATGACGCGCTCGTCGAGACTGTCGAGGGGAACCTGGAGACGCTGCACCGCCACCTGGACCTGAAGGCCACGGCGCTGGGTGTCGACGAACTCGAAATGTACGACGTGTACGCGCCCGCCGCGCCCGGGGAGAGCCCGGAGATTTCCTACGAGGCGGCCACCGAGATGGTGATCGAGGCGCTGTCCCCGCTGGGCGAGGCCTACCAGGACCGGGTCGAAGCGGGCATCGAGTCCCGGTGGATCGACGTCCACGAGAACCGGGGCAAGCGTTCGGGCGCCTACTCGGGTGGGACCTACGACACCCACCCCTACATCCTCATGAACTGGCAGGACGACGTCACCTCGCTGTATACCTTGGCCCACGAACTCGGCCATTCGATGCACTCCGAACTGGCCAGCGAGGCCCAGCCCTACGTCGATGCCGACTACGAGATCTTCGTCGCCGAGGTGGCCTCGACGGTCAACGAGACGCTGTTGACCCATCACCTCCTGGAGACAGTCGAGGACGAACACTTCCGCGCGCACGTCCTGGATCAGTTCCTGGAGCGGTTCCGCTCGACCCTGTACCGCCAAACTCTCTTTGCCGCCTTCGAGGCCGAGATCCACGAGCGCTCGGCCGCGGGCGAACCCCTGACGCCCGACCGACTCGACGAACTGTACGGTGAGCGCAAGGCGCGGTACTACGCCCCGGCCCACCTCGACGAGCACATCCGGACGGAGTGGATGCGTATTCCCCACTTCTACTACAACTTCTATGTCTACCAGTACGCGACGGGGCTGAGTGCGGCCGTCGCTATCGTCGACCGCATCGAATCCGATTCGGCCGCCGCGACGGACTACCTCGATGCCCTCCGACTGGGCGGCAGCGAGTACCCTCTCGATGTGCTCCAGACGGCGGGGGTCGACATGGCCGACTCCGAACCCATCGAGACGGCGATCGGGGAGTACGAACGGCGTATCGAGGAGATGGCCGACCTGCTCGCCTGA
- a CDS encoding NOB1 family endonuclease translates to MYVLDASAFIEEFDTEEPVATIPAVREELVDGAGYRYDAMEGAGMHVHIPDPDVLDRVKRAAESTGDLDTLSETDLRLLAAAFELDGTLVTDDYAIQNVAESLDVAIEVIAQEGITEQRDWLWQCQGCGKEFDEKHDRCPICGADLARKNPN, encoded by the coding sequence ATGTACGTCCTCGACGCGTCGGCGTTCATCGAGGAGTTCGACACGGAGGAACCCGTCGCGACCATTCCCGCCGTTCGGGAAGAACTGGTCGACGGGGCCGGGTATCGCTACGACGCGATGGAGGGCGCGGGGATGCACGTCCACATTCCCGACCCCGACGTGCTCGATCGGGTCAAACGCGCCGCCGAGTCCACCGGCGACCTGGACACTCTCTCCGAGACCGACCTGCGCCTGCTCGCCGCGGCCTTCGAACTCGACGGGACCCTGGTGACCGACGATTATGCCATCCAGAACGTCGCCGAATCACTCGACGTGGCCATCGAGGTCATCGCCCAGGAGGGAATCACCGAACAGCGTGACTGGCTGTGGCAGTGTCAGGGCTGTGGAAAGGAGTTCGACGAAAAACACGACCGCTGTCCGATCTGTGGGGCCGACCTGGCCCGCAAGAACCCGAACTAG
- a CDS encoding pyruvoyl-dependent arginine decarboxylase encodes MGQIRIVWGTGRGPTETAAYDAALAAANVHNYNLVAVSSVIPADATVSRVGTAPDLGPIGHRLTVVEAATTVAGPGVASAGLAWTTGDGPGLFYESAGPTDRATVEARVREGIAAGQDLRDWEMDGPAVETTSIEAESGEYAASVVIAAYGTAEPIL; translated from the coding sequence ATGGGTCAGATCAGAATCGTTTGGGGGACCGGCCGCGGCCCCACGGAGACCGCCGCGTACGACGCCGCCCTGGCCGCGGCGAACGTGCACAACTACAACCTCGTCGCGGTCTCCTCGGTCATTCCGGCCGACGCCACGGTTTCGCGAGTCGGGACGGCCCCGGACCTGGGGCCGATCGGCCACCGGCTGACCGTCGTTGAGGCTGCCACGACCGTCGCCGGACCCGGGGTTGCCTCGGCCGGCCTCGCCTGGACGACCGGGGACGGCCCGGGACTGTTCTACGAGTCGGCTGGCCCGACCGACCGCGCCACGGTCGAGGCCCGGGTGCGGGAGGGGATCGCGGCGGGTCAGGACCTGCGGGATTGGGAGATGGATGGTCCGGCGGTCGAGACGACGAGCATCGAAGCCGAGAGCGGCGAATACGCTGCAAGCGTCGTCATCGCGGCCTACGGGACCGCCGAGCCGATTCTCTGA
- the hemA gene encoding glutamyl-tRNA reductase, with amino-acid sequence MNDLHALIVSHKRASVDQIRRLTERDVGQLRYRLANAGAEEVYVLHTCNRAEYYVTGSSTAREAVVEDIELPADTIQRLSGPAAARHLLRVAAGLESMVVGEDEILGQVSRAQEEGLSQLNGTLGPIVEKAIRVGKRVRSETRINEGNPSMGTAAAELASRQLGDLSDVRAIVIGAGEMGKLVAKPLADRGAELLITNRTYDSAKELAQRVAGTPICFEAIHGSLSEVDLVVTATDAPHPILDAATFDETNVTVLDLANPPDVADPARDLDSVTLFDIDDIGSIVDSAMATRTEAATEAERIVDTEMEALERDLKKREADEMLSTIYDRAEELRQAEVNRAQNRLNQNGGLTEREREILDDLGSALVNKLLSTPTRSIKQAAVAEDYETLRTVADVFEVPEAPPEEPVEPDTEEQADG; translated from the coding sequence ATGAACGATCTTCACGCCCTGATCGTCTCGCACAAACGGGCTTCCGTCGACCAGATCCGGCGGTTGACGGAACGAGACGTGGGGCAACTCCGCTATCGGCTGGCAAACGCCGGGGCGGAGGAAGTCTACGTGTTGCATACCTGCAACCGGGCCGAGTACTACGTCACGGGATCCAGCACGGCCCGCGAGGCGGTCGTCGAGGACATCGAGTTGCCCGCCGACACTATCCAGCGGCTCTCGGGCCCGGCGGCCGCCCGGCACCTCCTGCGGGTCGCGGCTGGCCTGGAGAGCATGGTCGTCGGCGAGGACGAGATCCTCGGCCAGGTTTCCCGGGCCCAGGAGGAGGGGCTCTCCCAGTTGAACGGCACGCTCGGCCCCATCGTCGAGAAGGCGATCCGGGTAGGTAAACGGGTCCGCTCGGAGACCCGGATCAACGAGGGCAACCCCTCGATGGGGACCGCGGCCGCGGAACTCGCCAGCCGCCAGCTCGGCGATCTCTCCGACGTGCGGGCGATCGTGATCGGGGCCGGCGAGATGGGCAAACTCGTCGCCAAACCGCTTGCGGACCGCGGGGCCGAACTGTTGATCACGAATCGGACCTACGACTCCGCGAAGGAACTCGCCCAGCGGGTGGCTGGCACGCCCATCTGTTTCGAGGCGATTCACGGCAGTCTCTCGGAGGTCGACCTCGTGGTGACCGCGACCGACGCCCCCCACCCGATCCTCGATGCGGCGACCTTCGACGAGACGAACGTGACCGTGCTGGACCTGGCGAATCCCCCCGACGTTGCCGACCCGGCCCGGGATCTGGACTCGGTGACGCTCTTTGACATCGACGACATCGGTTCGATCGTCGACAGCGCGATGGCGACCCGGACCGAGGCGGCCACCGAGGCCGAGCGGATCGTCGACACCGAGATGGAGGCCCTCGAACGCGACCTGAAGAAACGCGAGGCCGACGAGATGCTCTCGACGATCTACGATCGGGCCGAGGAGTTGCGGCAGGCGGAGGTCAATCGGGCACAGAATCGACTGAACCAGAACGGCGGGCTCACGGAGCGAGAACGGGAGATCCTGGACGACCTGGGCTCGGCGCTGGTCAACAAGCTGCTCTCGACGCCGACCCGGTCGATCAAGCAGGCGGCGGTCGCCGAGGACTACGAGACCCTCCGAACCGTCGCGGACGTCTTCGAGGTGCCAGAGGCCCCGCCCGAGGAGCCGGTCGAGCCCGACACCGAGGAGCAAGCGGATGGATAA
- the pan2 gene encoding proteasome-activating nucleotidase Pan2 — protein MSRSPSLPDRPTLDLDPESPPRERLEALKSHYVDILSVHRELQAQLDRVTSRREDLQEEVDSLQRENETLKTASLYLATVEDRTESDEVIVKQHGNNQEVLTEVSGELAERLEMGDRVAINDSFAVQQILDDETDARAQAMEIQESPDVTYADIGGLDDEIREVQEAVEDPLTQPERFEKVGVEPPSGVLLHGPPGTGKTMLAKAVANQTDATFIKMAGSELVRKFIGEGSRMVRDLFELAAEREPSIIFIDEIDAVAAKRTDSKTSGDAEVQRTMMQLLSEMDGFEDRGEVRLMAATNRFDMLDRAILRPGRFDRLIEVPEPTREARAEILRIHTQSMNIAADVDFDRLARETEGFNGAQLESLSTEAGMFAIRDDRETVEMADFRDAVEKLETAAEGDSPAYTAYIQ, from the coding sequence ATGTCTCGGAGTCCCTCCCTTCCGGATCGCCCAACGCTCGATCTGGACCCAGAATCGCCGCCTCGCGAACGTCTCGAGGCGCTGAAGTCCCACTACGTAGATATTCTCTCGGTCCACCGGGAACTACAGGCCCAGCTCGACCGGGTCACGTCGCGTCGCGAGGACCTCCAGGAGGAGGTTGACAGTCTCCAGCGCGAGAACGAGACGCTGAAGACGGCCTCGCTCTACCTCGCGACAGTCGAGGATCGGACCGAAAGCGACGAGGTCATCGTCAAACAGCACGGCAACAACCAGGAGGTCCTCACCGAGGTCTCAGGGGAGCTCGCCGAGCGACTGGAGATGGGCGATCGTGTCGCCATCAACGACTCCTTTGCCGTCCAGCAGATCCTCGACGACGAGACCGACGCCCGGGCCCAGGCCATGGAAATCCAGGAGAGCCCGGATGTCACCTACGCGGACATCGGCGGCCTCGACGACGAGATCCGCGAGGTCCAGGAGGCCGTCGAGGACCCGCTCACACAGCCCGAGCGCTTCGAGAAGGTTGGGGTGGAGCCACCGAGTGGGGTGCTCCTCCACGGCCCACCCGGCACCGGGAAGACGATGCTGGCCAAGGCGGTGGCCAACCAGACCGACGCGACCTTTATCAAGATGGCCGGCTCCGAACTGGTCCGGAAGTTCATCGGCGAGGGCTCCCGGATGGTCCGGGACCTCTTCGAGCTGGCCGCCGAGCGCGAGCCCTCGATCATCTTCATCGACGAGATCGACGCCGTCGCGGCCAAGCGCACGGATTCAAAGACCTCCGGGGACGCCGAGGTCCAGCGGACGATGATGCAACTGCTCTCGGAGATGGACGGCTTCGAGGACCGCGGTGAGGTCCGGCTGATGGCCGCGACCAACCGCTTTGACATGCTCGATCGGGCGATCCTGCGGCCCGGTCGGTTCGACCGCCTGATCGAAGTGCCAGAGCCCACTCGCGAGGCGCGGGCGGAGATCCTCCGGATCCACACCCAGTCGATGAACATCGCAGCCGACGTGGACTTCGACCGCCTGGCCCGGGAGACCGAGGGCTTCAACGGCGCGCAACTGGAGAGTCTGAGTACCGAGGCCGGGATGTTCGCGATTCGGGACGACCGCGAGACAGTCGAAATGGCGGACTTCCGGGACGCCGTCGAGAAGCTGGAGACCGCCGCCGAGGGCGACTCGCCCGCCTACACGGCCTACATCCAGTAG
- a CDS encoding radical SAM protein translates to MAHGHPGGHPGGGGGRNYAQTPLIATWEVTQACDLECDHCRADAQPDRDPNELSTAEGKALIDQIADFGHPPPVFVISGGDPLKRPDLYELIEHATDQGLPTAVTPAPTSLLDRDVLETFADLGVKRIALSLDGATPESHDTFRGEEGSFELIMDRAEMAKEAGLGIQINTTVTANTADELPEIADLVEELGAAMWEVFFLVPIGRGTELDQLEPEATRDVMEFLYERQKSAPFRTITVEAPHYRVVAKEVEQAATGNDVRVGSTRAGKGFVFVSHEGDVFPSGFLPLTGGNVTETSLVDIYRDADLFEMLRDDSQLTGTCRTCEHRELCGGSRSRAYAVTGNPMASDPLCPYVEELISEDPPEA, encoded by the coding sequence ATGGCACACGGACATCCGGGTGGCCACCCCGGTGGCGGCGGTGGGCGGAACTACGCGCAAACCCCGCTCATCGCGACCTGGGAGGTAACACAGGCCTGTGATCTGGAGTGTGATCACTGCCGAGCGGACGCCCAGCCCGATCGCGACCCGAACGAGCTCTCGACCGCCGAGGGGAAGGCCCTGATCGACCAGATCGCGGACTTCGGGCACCCGCCCCCGGTCTTTGTCATCTCCGGTGGCGACCCGCTCAAGCGCCCGGATCTCTACGAACTCATCGAGCATGCCACCGACCAGGGACTCCCCACGGCGGTGACCCCGGCCCCGACCTCGCTTCTGGACCGCGACGTGCTAGAGACCTTCGCGGACCTGGGGGTCAAACGCATCGCGCTCTCCCTCGATGGAGCCACCCCGGAGAGCCACGACACCTTCCGCGGCGAGGAGGGGTCCTTCGAGCTGATCATGGACCGGGCCGAGATGGCAAAAGAAGCCGGCCTGGGCATTCAGATCAACACGACCGTCACCGCGAACACCGCCGACGAACTCCCCGAAATCGCGGATCTGGTCGAAGAGCTGGGGGCGGCGATGTGGGAGGTGTTCTTCCTGGTCCCCATCGGTCGGGGCACCGAACTCGACCAGCTCGAACCCGAGGCGACCCGTGACGTGATGGAGTTCCTCTACGAGCGCCAAAAATCGGCCCCGTTCCGAACCATCACCGTCGAAGCGCCCCACTACCGCGTGGTGGCAAAGGAAGTCGAACAGGCCGCGACGGGCAACGACGTCCGGGTCGGCTCGACGCGGGCCGGGAAGGGCTTTGTCTTCGTCAGCCACGAGGGCGACGTGTTCCCCTCCGGCTTCTTGCCACTCACCGGGGGCAACGTAACCGAGACCTCCCTCGTGGACATCTATCGGGACGCGGACCTCTTCGAGATGCTCCGGGACGATTCCCAGCTCACCGGCACCTGTCGCACCTGCGAGCACCGCGAGCTCTGTGGCGGCAGCCGCTCACGGGCCTACGCCGTCACGGGGAATCCGATGGCGAGTGATCCACTCTGTCCCTACGTCGAGGAACTGATCTCCGAAGACCCACCCGAAGCCTGA
- the infB gene encoding translation initiation factor IF-2, whose amino-acid sequence MSPDPAQTDAFRTPIVAVLGHVDHGKTSLLDKIRGSAVIEGESGAITQHIGATAVPLDVVSKIAGDLVDPEEFDLPGLLFIDTPGHHAFTTLRARGGALADIAILVVDVTDGFQPQTHEAVSILQDSETPFVVAANKVDTIPGWNPSPDAPIRASYEAQSDRVRGDLDERLYEIIGDLSDAGFSADFYWRVKNFRQNVGVIPVSAETGEGIPDLLAVLMGLSQRYMGEEMEVDISGPGAGTVLEVTEERGFGSTLDVILYDGTIEEGDEIVVGGTQGPIVTTVRALLQPRDLAEIRTEKRFEQVESVSAAMGLKIAAPDLKEALSGAPVRVVGDRETEAVVEAVQEELAEVAVSTEEEGIVVKADTLGSLEAIANSLREAEIPILRAEVGDIAPRDVSVASTADEDTHQAILGFNVDVHDDAAELAAESDVRLFMDDVIYQLIEDYEAYVENIHRRQREAVFENVVRPARFRILRDHVFRQSGPAVVGVEVATGTLGRNVPVGYFENGEFERVGVLKTIQDEGEDLDELRAGERAAVSIDGPTVGRDIEEEDVLWVDLPENHAKVLEQELREDLPADEREALAQFLETRREREPFWGK is encoded by the coding sequence ATGTCGCCTGACCCAGCCCAAACCGACGCGTTTCGAACCCCCATCGTGGCCGTCCTGGGCCACGTTGATCACGGCAAGACGAGCCTCCTCGACAAGATTCGGGGCTCGGCCGTGATCGAGGGCGAATCGGGAGCGATCACCCAGCACATCGGCGCGACCGCAGTCCCGCTGGACGTGGTTTCGAAGATCGCCGGCGACCTGGTCGACCCCGAGGAGTTCGACCTGCCGGGCCTGCTCTTTATCGACACGCCGGGCCACCACGCCTTCACCACGCTGCGGGCCCGGGGCGGGGCGCTGGCGGACATCGCCATCCTCGTCGTGGACGTGACCGACGGCTTCCAGCCACAGACCCACGAGGCAGTCTCGATTTTGCAGGACAGCGAGACGCCCTTCGTCGTCGCCGCGAACAAGGTCGATACGATTCCGGGCTGGAATCCCAGCCCCGACGCCCCGATCCGGGCGAGTTACGAGGCCCAGAGCGACCGCGTGCGCGGGGACCTCGACGAACGGCTCTACGAGATCATCGGCGACCTCTCGGATGCGGGCTTCTCCGCGGACTTCTACTGGCGGGTGAAGAACTTCCGACAGAACGTGGGCGTGATCCCGGTGAGCGCGGAGACCGGCGAGGGCATCCCGGACCTGCTGGCGGTCCTGATGGGGCTCTCCCAGCGCTACATGGGCGAAGAGATGGAGGTCGACATCTCGGGCCCCGGTGCGGGCACCGTCCTCGAAGTCACCGAGGAGCGGGGCTTTGGCTCCACGCTGGACGTGATCCTGTACGACGGCACGATCGAGGAGGGCGACGAGATCGTCGTCGGCGGGACCCAGGGCCCGATCGTCACGACTGTTAGAGCGTTGCTCCAGCCACGTGATCTGGCGGAGATCCGCACCGAGAAGCGCTTCGAGCAGGTCGAGTCGGTCTCGGCCGCGATGGGGCTGAAGATCGCCGCGCCGGATCTCAAGGAGGCCCTCTCTGGAGCGCCAGTCCGGGTCGTCGGGGACCGGGAGACCGAGGCCGTCGTCGAGGCCGTCCAGGAGGAACTCGCGGAGGTGGCCGTGAGCACCGAGGAGGAGGGCATCGTCGTCAAGGCCGACACCCTGGGCAGTCTGGAGGCCATCGCCAACTCGCTGCGCGAGGCCGAGATTCCGATCCTCCGGGCCGAGGTCGGGGACATCGCGCCCCGGGACGTGAGTGTGGCATCCACAGCCGACGAGGACACCCACCAGGCGATCCTGGGGTTCAACGTCGACGTACACGACGACGCCGCGGAGTTGGCCGCCGAGTCCGACGTCCGGCTGTTCATGGACGACGTGATCTATCAGCTCATCGAGGACTACGAGGCGTACGTCGAGAACATCCACCGACGGCAACGCGAGGCCGTCTTCGAGAACGTCGTCCGGCCCGCCCGGTTCCGGATCCTCCGGGATCACGTCTTTCGGCAGTCCGGGCCCGCCGTGGTCGGCGTGGAGGTCGCGACGGGCACGCTGGGACGGAACGTTCCCGTTGGCTACTTCGAGAACGGCGAGTTCGAGCGCGTGGGCGTCCTCAAGACGATCCAGGACGAGGGCGAGGACCTGGACGAACTTCGGGCCGGTGAGCGCGCCGCGGTCTCGATCGACGGCCCGACAGTGGGCCGGGACATCGAGGAAGAAGACGTGCTCTGGGTCGACCTCCCCGAGAATCACGCCAAAGTGCTCGAACAGGAACTCCGCGAGGACTTGCCGGCCGACGAGCGGGAGGCGCTCGCCCAGTTCCTGGAGACCCGGCGCGAGCGCGAGCCATTCTGGGGGAAGTAG
- a CDS encoding GNAT family N-acetyltransferase → MTRSIRRAQEHDRDQLLAVRRAAISGLTESAAEQAWIEADEPVRAALASPDTAVFVVEDHGSIAGFGWLEAGAAQRFEPPVDGQLGGVFVHPHAARSGIGTLLVEAIETRAVESGLEALGLLTPADTVPFFEAQGYSQAEVAGSESKFQPMEKRR, encoded by the coding sequence GTGACCCGATCGATCCGCCGGGCCCAGGAGCACGATCGGGACCAGTTACTCGCCGTTCGCCGGGCCGCGATCAGCGGCCTGACGGAGAGTGCGGCCGAGCAGGCCTGGATCGAGGCGGACGAGCCAGTTCGAGCGGCACTGGCGAGTCCGGACACGGCCGTCTTCGTCGTCGAAGACCACGGATCGATCGCGGGCTTTGGCTGGCTCGAAGCCGGGGCCGCCCAACGGTTCGAGCCACCCGTGGACGGCCAACTGGGCGGTGTCTTCGTCCATCCACACGCCGCCCGATCCGGGATCGGGACGCTCCTCGTCGAGGCCATCGAGACCCGGGCCGTCGAGTCCGGCCTGGAGGCGCTCGGACTCCTGACGCCTGCGGACACGGTACCGTTCTTCGAAGCCCAGGGATACAGCCAAGCGGAGGTCGCCGGATCCGAAAGCAAATTCCAGCCGATGGAAAAGCGACGCTGA
- a CDS encoding DUF5811 family protein, translating into MYGNTPYAGRPGDEEVPELSPAARRALQEGVSDVERATRRFLPDDYQVGSRVGQSNSGPQVTISVRPPVGNPVSAGFTPDMDSEEDLIPVEDVDEVARGLAASAALQVKQAIGDDVPPMAR; encoded by the coding sequence ATGTATGGAAATACGCCGTACGCGGGCCGTCCGGGCGACGAGGAGGTTCCGGAACTCTCTCCCGCGGCGCGGCGCGCCCTCCAGGAGGGCGTCTCCGACGTAGAGCGGGCGACCCGTCGCTTTCTGCCCGATGACTACCAGGTCGGCTCCCGTGTCGGCCAGTCGAACTCGGGGCCCCAGGTCACCATCTCGGTCCGACCACCGGTCGGCAACCCCGTGAGCGCGGGCTTCACCCCCGACATGGACAGCGAGGAGGACCTCATCCCGGTCGAGGACGTCGACGAGGTCGCCCGCGGCCTGGCCGCGAGCGCGGCGCTGCAGGTCAAGCAGGCGATCGGTGACGACGTGCCGCCAATGGCACGATAG
- a CDS encoding PRC-barrel domain-containing protein — protein sequence MADMLAETLSGKSVMGADGTELGKLYNVTMDLESGRIENLLVEPLEEGSAHVDFPQDESGRFQIPVARVQAVKDYIVVDR from the coding sequence ATGGCCGATATGCTCGCTGAGACCCTCTCCGGCAAGTCGGTGATGGGGGCCGACGGCACCGAACTCGGAAAACTGTACAACGTCACGATGGACCTGGAATCGGGTCGGATCGAGAACCTCCTGGTCGAACCCTTGGAGGAGGGCTCGGCCCACGTCGACTTCCCGCAGGACGAGTCGGGCCGCTTCCAGATCCCGGTTGCCCGGGTACAGGCGGTCAAAGACTACATCGTCGTCGACCGGTAG